One window of Dendropsophus ebraccatus isolate aDenEbr1 chromosome 13, aDenEbr1.pat, whole genome shotgun sequence genomic DNA carries:
- the NPC2 gene encoding NPC intracellular cholesterol transporter 2 yields MSLGRVVVLLLLVPVVLCEPLVYKDCGCDRGKLISVDVSPCPKQPCPLVRGSTYTINVTFTSGEVTPSCSAVVYGLIRDLPVPFPLPESDGCKSGISCPLQSGTTYTYLTKMYIKPLYPKMRLVVEWELRDTDNKNLFCWEIPVQIVDA; encoded by the exons ATGTCTCTGGGCCGTGTGGTGGTGCTCCTCCTTCTGGTCCCCGTGGTGTTGTGCGAGCCGTTGGTGTACAAGGACTGTG GCTGTGATCGGGGGAAGCTGATCAGTGTGGACGTGTCCCCGTGCCCTAAACAGCCATGTCCCCTGGTTAGAGGCAGCACCTACACCATAAACGTCACCTTCACCAGCG GTGAGGTCACCCCGAGCTGCTCCGCTGTGGTCTACGGCCTGATACGGGACCTCCCAGTGCCATTCCCTCTCCCAGAGTCTGATGGGTGCAAAAGTGGAATCTCCTGCCCCCTACAGAGTGGAACCACCTACACCTACCTCACCAAGATGTACATCAAGCCGCTGTACCCCAAG ATGAGGCTGGTGGTGGAGTGGGAGCTGCGAGACACAGACAACAAGAACCTGTTCTGCTGGGAGATCCCGGTGCAGATTGTGGATGCCTGA
- the ISCA2 gene encoding iron-sulfur cluster assembly 2 homolog, mitochondrial has product MAAARLLCSWLRPGRRSLVSLCTRPLRVAADGEVYLAESCVKRLRQVTSGPEFLRLQVDSGGCSGFQYKFCLDTNVTEEDRVFGVEGARVVVDAQSLPLVRGGTIEYCEELIRSSFQLTHNPQAAHGCSCGSSFSMKL; this is encoded by the exons ATGGCGGCCGCGCGTCTGCTGTGCTCTTGGTTGCGGCCGGGCCGGAG GAGTCTGGTCTCCTTGTGCACTCGGCCTCTACGTGTTGCGGCTGACGGAGAAGTTTACCTGGCAGAGAGCTGTGTGAAG AGGCTGCGGCAGGTGACCAGTGGCCCCGAGTTCCTGCGGCTTCAGGTGGACAGCGGAGGCTGCTCAGGGTTCCAGTATAAGTTCTGCCTGGACACAAATGTGACAGaagaggacag GGTGTTCGGGGTGGAGGGGGCCCGCGTGGTGGTGGACGCACAGAGTCTTCCGCTGGTTCGGGGAGGCACCATAGAATATTGTGAAGAGCTGATCCGCAGTTCCTTCCAGCTGACACACAACCCCCAGGCGGCTCATGGCTGCTCCTGCGGATCCTCCTTCTCCATGAAGCTGTGA